From a region of the Sporosarcina ureilytica genome:
- a CDS encoding CTP synthase, with the protein MTKYIFVTGGVVSSLGKGITAASLGRLLKNRGLQVTIQKFDPYINVDPGTMSPYQHGEVFVTEDGAETDLDLGHYERFIDIKLNKYSNVTMGKVYSAVLKKERRGDYNGATVQVIPHITNEIKERIIASGKETNADVVITEIGGSVGDIESLPILEAIRQMKTDYDKHDVMYVHCTLVPYMKAAGELKTKPTQHSVKELRGLGIQPDIIVVRSEQPVPQEMKEKIALFCSVRAEEVIEAVDADTLYKIPLMIKEQKMDEIVVDHLRLDVEEADVTELENLANLVGSLKHTVEIGLVGKYVELPDAYISAVEALSHAGYRHDTEVKVRWIDSEEVTAENAAELLKGLGGIVVPGGFGDRGIEGKIEAITYARENNIPFFGISLGMQLATVEYARNVLGLTKAHSTEFDEHTPHAIIDLSLAKKDIGGNGVPMRLGLFPCKVQEGTKAYEAYGEPLIYERHRHRYEFNNEYREQLEKAGMVFSGISPDGLLVEMIELKDHPFFMGCQFHPEFASRPTRPQALFSEFVKVSLETSLNQ; encoded by the coding sequence ATGACAAAGTATATTTTTGTAACTGGTGGCGTTGTATCATCGCTCGGAAAAGGAATTACAGCGGCATCACTCGGACGATTATTGAAAAATCGTGGCTTACAAGTAACGATTCAAAAGTTTGACCCTTATATTAACGTCGATCCTGGAACAATGAGTCCGTATCAGCATGGTGAAGTTTTCGTAACAGAAGACGGTGCAGAAACAGACTTAGATCTAGGGCATTACGAGCGTTTTATCGACATTAAGTTGAATAAATATTCAAACGTAACGATGGGGAAAGTATATTCTGCCGTTTTGAAAAAAGAACGTCGCGGTGATTATAATGGAGCAACGGTACAAGTTATTCCTCATATTACAAACGAAATAAAAGAACGCATCATTGCTTCTGGGAAAGAGACCAATGCCGATGTAGTCATTACTGAAATCGGAGGGAGTGTGGGGGATATTGAATCCTTACCGATTTTAGAAGCGATTCGTCAAATGAAAACAGATTATGATAAACACGATGTCATGTATGTTCACTGTACACTCGTTCCATATATGAAAGCTGCGGGCGAATTAAAAACAAAGCCAACGCAACATAGCGTAAAAGAATTACGTGGACTTGGTATTCAACCAGACATTATCGTTGTACGTTCGGAACAGCCAGTGCCACAAGAAATGAAAGAAAAAATTGCGTTATTTTGTAGCGTAAGAGCAGAAGAAGTCATTGAAGCAGTTGATGCAGACACACTATACAAAATTCCGCTGATGATTAAAGAACAAAAAATGGACGAAATCGTTGTCGACCATCTTCGCCTGGACGTGGAAGAGGCGGATGTAACAGAGCTGGAAAATCTTGCGAATCTTGTAGGATCATTGAAGCATACAGTGGAAATTGGCCTTGTTGGGAAATACGTGGAACTTCCAGATGCTTATATTTCAGCTGTTGAAGCACTTTCTCATGCAGGATATCGACATGATACCGAGGTCAAAGTGAGATGGATCGATTCGGAAGAGGTCACTGCTGAAAATGCGGCTGAATTATTAAAAGGCCTTGGCGGCATTGTTGTACCGGGTGGATTTGGTGATCGTGGGATTGAAGGGAAAATTGAAGCAATCACGTACGCGCGTGAAAATAATATTCCTTTCTTCGGTATCTCACTTGGAATGCAATTGGCAACAGTTGAATATGCACGTAACGTATTAGGATTAACGAAAGCTCATTCAACGGAGTTTGATGAACATACACCGCATGCCATTATTGACTTATCACTTGCGAAAAAAGACATTGGTGGGAATGGCGTACCGATGCGTCTAGGTCTGTTCCCTTGTAAAGTGCAAGAAGGAACAAAAGCTTATGAAGCATACGGCGAACCTTTAATTTATGAGCGTCACCGTCATCGCTATGAGTTTAATAATGAATACCGCGAGCAATTGGAAAAAGCGGGTATGGTATTTTCGGGAATTAGCCCAGATGGTTTGTTGGTCGAAATGATTGAATTGAAAGATCATCCATTTTTCATGGGTTGTCAATTCCATCCAGAATTTGCTTCAAGACCAACTCGCCCGCAAGCATTGTTCAGTGAGTTCGTGAAAGTTTCTCTAGAAACCAGTTTAAATCAATAA
- the rpoE gene encoding DNA-directed RNA polymerase subunit delta translates to MDIRNMTREQLAEESMIDIAYAVLAEGGESLTLRQLMDEVRKLNGVTVRAMAEKLPRVNTDINIDGRFLSIDDIRWGLREWYPVDQLEAESAPVVRARRKKKSSDDDDEDEDYVEVDEDGFDIIDEEEDDEDIDEDVDEDIEEEEEDIDVELLEEDEDEVIPEDIVLDDDEEDEDEDEEYDEYEDEK, encoded by the coding sequence GTGGATATCCGTAATATGACGAGAGAACAATTAGCGGAAGAATCAATGATTGACATTGCCTACGCAGTGCTGGCAGAAGGTGGAGAGTCTTTAACGTTAAGACAATTAATGGACGAGGTTCGTAAACTAAACGGTGTGACAGTTCGTGCCATGGCTGAAAAATTACCAAGAGTCAATACGGACATTAATATTGACGGACGTTTCCTTTCAATTGACGATATTCGTTGGGGTCTTCGTGAATGGTATCCAGTCGATCAGCTTGAGGCTGAATCTGCACCAGTCGTACGCGCGCGTAGAAAGAAAAAATCATCCGATGACGATGATGAAGATGAAGATTACGTAGAAGTCGACGAGGATGGCTTCGACATTATTGACGAAGAAGAAGATGATGAGGATATCGATGAAGATGTCGATGAGGATATTGAAGAAGAGGAAGAAGACATCGACGTTGAACTTCTAGAAGAAGATGAAGATGAAGTGATACCGGAAGATATCGTCTTAGACGATGATGAAGAAGACGAGGACGAAGACGAAGAGTACGATGAGTACGAAGATGAAAAGTGA
- the icmF gene encoding fused isobutyryl-CoA mutase/GTPase IcmF — MATVEIYKPKHHVRMVTASSLFDGHDASINIMRRILQASGAEIIHLGHNRSVEEVVNAAIQENVQAIAMSSYQGGHVEYFKYMYDLLKEKGASHIRIYAGGGGVIIPREIKELHDYGIAWVFSPEDGRKLGLQGMINQMMEECDFDPAQQFKVEDVEKVSATSPKILAQLITYVEENYEQKNDETKAILEKARELSKGTPIFGITGTGGAGKSSLTDELIRRFLHELPDKKVAILSIDPTKQKTGGALLGDRIRMNSIFNERVFMRSLATRGSRSELSGAINDVLDIVKVAGFDLIIVETSGIGQGDADIADIADASMYVMTSEFGAPTQLEKIDMIDYADLIAINKFERKGSEDAMSQVQKQYQRSRLLWDKDLSTMPVYGTIASQFNDKGTNALFAAIVGVLNEKCNLDWTTSYDQLVKTEKQNVIIPTERIHYLREISTVVREYHKKSKVQEELARKYFQLEGSIQALQEQSSENALITTLQSLADSVYEELTAESKRILKNWETLKENYAGDEFVTKIRDREIKTLLQTTSLSGLKIPKIALPKFKDYGEILRWVYRENVPGSFPYTAGVFPFKREGEDPKRQFAGEGTPERTNRRFHYLSKDDDAKRLSTAFDSVTLYGENPDERPDIFGKIGESGVNVCTLDDMKKLYDGFDLCAPATSVSMTINGPAPIILAMFMNTAIDQQIRIKEEELGRPLTVEEFTEVKEGTLQVVRGTVQADILKEDQGQNTCIFSTEFALRLMGDIQQYFIDQKVRNYYSVSISGYHIAEAGANPISQLAFTLANGFTYVEYYLSRGMNIDDFAPNLSFFFSNGLDPEYTVIGRVARRIWAVAMREKYGANERSQKLKYHVQTSGRSLHAQEIDFNDIRTTLQALLALQDNCNSLHTNAYDEAITTPTEESVRRAMAIQMIITKEYGLAKNENPLQGSFIVEELTDLVEEAVLQEFDRLNDRGGVLGAMETQYQRGKIQEESMYYEMKKHSGELPIIGVNTYLNPNPPSEEDIDNMELARATKEEKESQIINLRKFQKSHADKTDEALQRLKEVAVSNGNIFEELMETVKVASLGQITNALYEVGGQYRRNM, encoded by the coding sequence ATGGCAACAGTAGAAATTTACAAACCAAAACACCATGTACGTATGGTGACGGCATCGAGCCTATTTGACGGACACGATGCATCCATCAATATTATGCGCCGTATTTTACAAGCAAGCGGTGCGGAAATTATTCACCTTGGACATAACCGCTCAGTGGAAGAAGTCGTCAACGCGGCCATCCAGGAAAACGTTCAAGCAATCGCGATGTCCTCCTACCAAGGCGGACACGTCGAATACTTCAAATATATGTATGATTTACTGAAAGAAAAAGGGGCGTCACATATTCGCATTTATGCGGGAGGCGGTGGTGTGATCATTCCTAGGGAAATTAAGGAGCTCCATGATTACGGCATTGCTTGGGTATTCTCACCTGAAGACGGTCGTAAACTAGGTCTTCAAGGGATGATCAACCAAATGATGGAAGAATGTGATTTTGACCCAGCTCAACAATTTAAGGTAGAAGACGTTGAGAAAGTAAGTGCAACGTCACCTAAAATCCTTGCGCAATTAATTACGTACGTAGAAGAAAATTACGAACAGAAAAATGATGAAACAAAAGCGATTCTTGAAAAAGCGCGCGAACTATCAAAGGGCACACCAATCTTTGGAATTACAGGTACTGGCGGAGCAGGAAAGAGTTCCTTGACAGATGAATTGATTCGCAGATTTCTTCATGAATTACCTGATAAAAAAGTTGCGATTCTCTCAATTGACCCTACGAAACAAAAGACTGGGGGAGCTTTACTCGGTGACCGAATTCGCATGAACTCCATTTTCAATGAGCGTGTCTTTATGCGAAGCTTAGCAACGCGCGGTTCCCGTTCTGAACTTTCCGGAGCAATTAACGACGTATTAGATATCGTAAAAGTAGCTGGTTTCGATTTAATCATTGTCGAAACAAGTGGTATCGGTCAAGGGGATGCAGATATTGCGGACATTGCCGATGCATCCATGTATGTCATGACGAGTGAATTTGGAGCACCGACACAGCTTGAGAAGATTGATATGATTGATTATGCAGACTTAATTGCGATTAATAAATTTGAACGAAAAGGTTCAGAAGATGCGATGAGTCAAGTACAGAAACAGTACCAGCGCAGCCGTCTTCTTTGGGATAAAGACCTAAGTACAATGCCGGTTTACGGCACAATTGCAAGCCAGTTTAACGATAAAGGAACGAATGCACTTTTTGCAGCGATCGTTGGTGTCTTGAATGAAAAATGTAATCTCGATTGGACGACTTCTTACGACCAGCTCGTGAAAACAGAAAAACAAAATGTGATTATCCCAACAGAACGAATCCATTATTTACGTGAAATTTCAACGGTTGTCCGTGAATATCACAAAAAGTCCAAAGTACAAGAAGAGCTTGCACGAAAATATTTTCAACTGGAAGGTTCTATTCAAGCTTTACAAGAACAATCATCAGAAAATGCGCTAATTACAACATTACAGTCACTCGCGGACAGCGTTTATGAAGAATTAACTGCGGAATCAAAACGTATATTGAAAAACTGGGAAACGTTAAAAGAAAACTATGCTGGTGATGAATTTGTCACGAAAATTAGGGACCGTGAAATCAAAACGCTCCTCCAAACGACATCATTATCCGGCTTGAAAATCCCGAAAATTGCTTTACCGAAATTTAAAGATTACGGGGAGATTTTACGCTGGGTATACCGCGAAAACGTTCCAGGTTCATTCCCATATACAGCAGGCGTATTCCCGTTCAAACGAGAAGGAGAAGATCCGAAACGTCAATTTGCTGGAGAAGGAACACCAGAAAGAACAAATCGCCGTTTCCACTATTTATCGAAAGACGATGATGCAAAACGACTTTCTACTGCGTTTGACTCAGTGACACTTTACGGTGAAAATCCTGATGAAAGACCGGATATTTTCGGGAAAATTGGAGAGTCCGGTGTAAACGTTTGTACACTTGACGACATGAAAAAATTGTACGACGGCTTCGATTTATGTGCACCTGCTACATCCGTTTCAATGACAATTAATGGCCCTGCGCCGATTATTTTAGCGATGTTTATGAATACGGCAATTGACCAACAAATTCGGATTAAAGAAGAAGAACTCGGTCGCCCGCTTACTGTAGAAGAGTTTACAGAAGTGAAAGAAGGCACATTGCAAGTCGTTCGCGGAACGGTTCAAGCCGATATTTTGAAAGAAGACCAAGGACAAAATACATGCATTTTCTCAACGGAGTTTGCGCTTCGACTAATGGGAGATATTCAGCAATACTTTATTGACCAAAAGGTGAGAAACTACTATTCTGTTTCAATTTCTGGTTATCATATTGCGGAAGCGGGCGCGAACCCAATTTCACAGCTTGCATTCACGCTTGCAAATGGATTCACGTATGTAGAATATTATTTAAGCCGCGGCATGAATATCGATGACTTTGCACCGAACTTATCATTCTTCTTCTCAAATGGATTGGACCCGGAATATACCGTAATTGGCCGTGTGGCACGACGTATTTGGGCAGTTGCAATGAGAGAAAAATACGGAGCAAATGAGCGTAGTCAAAAATTAAAATATCACGTTCAAACATCAGGTCGAAGCTTACACGCGCAAGAAATCGACTTTAATGATATTCGCACAACATTACAAGCATTACTCGCATTGCAAGATAACTGTAATTCATTGCACACAAATGCTTATGATGAAGCCATTACAACGCCAACGGAAGAATCTGTTCGTCGCGCAATGGCCATTCAAATGATTATTACGAAAGAATACGGCTTAGCGAAAAACGAAAATCCATTACAAGGATCATTCATCGTTGAGGAATTAACAGACCTTGTTGAAGAAGCAGTCCTTCAAGAGTTCGACCGTCTGAATGATCGCGGCGGCGTTCTTGGTGCAATGGAAACGCAATATCAACGCGGAAAAATTCAAGAAGAATCAATGTACTACGAGATGAAAAAGCATTCCGGAGAATTGCCAATCATCGGCGTAAACACGTACTTGAATCCGAATCCGCCTTCGGAAGAGGATATTGACAATATGGAACTAGCAAGAGCGACTAAAGAAGAAAAAGAATCGCAAATTATTAACTTGCGTAAATTCCAAAAATCGCATGCAGACAAAACAGACGAAGCTTTACAACGACTGAAAGAAGTCGCTGTATCCAATGGCAATATTTTTGAAGAATTAATGGAAACTGTAAAAGTTGCGAGTCTCGGTCAAATAACAAACGCTCTCTATGAAGTAGGCGGACAGTACAGACGGAATATGTAA
- a CDS encoding TetR/AcrR family transcriptional regulator codes for MTKKREVESSVKDENLIEMRRQQMVQGAIKLFKEKGFHRTTTREIAREAGFSIGTLYEYIRTKEDILFLVCDSIYDEVQNRLSTLATGEGTVAGLKSAIHQYYQLIDDMTDEYVVMYQESKSLPKDALQYVLKKELEMVALFEGILQTCIESGELRMTQEEAPLAAHHIVVQGQMWAFRRWALNKHYTIEKYIEIQQNQLLRGIVGGIG; via the coding sequence ATGACTAAAAAGCGAGAAGTAGAATCATCCGTTAAAGATGAAAATCTTATTGAAATGAGACGGCAACAGATGGTTCAAGGTGCGATAAAGCTATTTAAAGAAAAAGGTTTTCATCGAACGACTACGAGAGAAATTGCAAGAGAAGCTGGATTTAGTATCGGGACGTTATATGAATATATTCGCACAAAGGAAGATATTTTATTTCTCGTATGTGACAGTATTTACGATGAAGTGCAAAATCGTTTATCAACGCTAGCGACGGGAGAAGGAACCGTTGCCGGTTTAAAATCTGCCATTCACCAATACTATCAACTTATCGATGATATGACGGATGAATATGTCGTCATGTACCAAGAATCCAAATCATTGCCAAAAGATGCACTGCAATATGTATTAAAAAAAGAACTCGAAATGGTTGCACTTTTTGAAGGTATTCTACAAACATGCATAGAGTCGGGCGAACTTCGCATGACTCAAGAAGAAGCGCCATTAGCCGCACATCATATCGTCGTTCAGGGACAAATGTGGGCATTCCGCAGATGGGCCTTGAATAAACACTATACAATCGAAAAGTATATTGAGATACAGCAAAATCAGTTGTTAAGAGGGATTGTTGGGGGAATTGGGTGA
- a CDS encoding acyl-CoA dehydrogenase: protein MNFNLSEEHEMIRKMVRDFAENEVGPSAAERDEEERFDMELFEKMAELGLTGIPWPEEYGGIGSDYLAYVIAVEELSRVCASIGVTLSAHTSLAGWPVYKFGTEEQKQKYLRPMAEGTKIGAYGLTEPASGSDAGAMRTTAKLDGDEYVLNGSKIFITNGGIADIYIVFAVTDQSGKRPETTAFIIEKDFPGFSVGKKEKKLGIRSSPTTEIMFENCRVPKENMLGDLGEGFKIAMQTLDGGRNGIAAQAVGIAQGALDASVEYAKEREQFGKPIAANQGIGFKLADMATATEASRLLTYQAAWLESHNQPYGKASAMAKLMAGDTAMKVTTEAVQVFGGYGYTKDYPVERFMRDAKITQIYEGTQEIQRLVISRMLTK, encoded by the coding sequence ATGAATTTTAATTTATCCGAAGAACATGAAATGATTCGTAAAATGGTACGTGATTTTGCAGAAAACGAAGTAGGGCCATCTGCGGCGGAACGTGATGAAGAAGAACGTTTTGATATGGAGTTATTCGAGAAAATGGCGGAGCTTGGATTAACGGGGATTCCATGGCCAGAAGAGTACGGTGGGATTGGCAGTGACTATTTAGCGTACGTAATTGCGGTAGAGGAACTGTCACGTGTTTGTGCGTCGATAGGTGTTACGTTATCTGCACATACATCACTTGCAGGCTGGCCTGTATATAAGTTTGGAACAGAAGAGCAGAAGCAAAAGTACTTACGTCCGATGGCTGAAGGGACAAAGATTGGTGCATATGGATTAACAGAACCAGCTTCAGGTTCAGATGCAGGCGCGATGAGAACGACTGCCAAGCTTGACGGAGATGAATACGTTTTAAATGGTTCAAAAATCTTCATTACAAACGGCGGCATTGCAGATATTTATATCGTCTTTGCTGTGACGGATCAAAGCGGAAAACGTCCAGAAACGACTGCATTTATCATTGAAAAGGACTTCCCAGGATTCTCTGTAGGGAAGAAAGAAAAGAAACTAGGTATTCGTTCATCTCCTACGACAGAAATTATGTTTGAAAATTGCCGCGTGCCGAAAGAAAACATGCTTGGCGATTTGGGAGAAGGCTTTAAAATCGCGATGCAAACATTGGACGGCGGGAGAAACGGCATTGCCGCTCAAGCAGTAGGTATTGCACAAGGCGCACTTGATGCATCTGTAGAATATGCGAAAGAACGTGAGCAGTTCGGAAAACCGATTGCGGCCAACCAAGGAATTGGTTTCAAACTTGCCGATATGGCGACAGCGACAGAAGCTTCGAGGCTATTAACTTACCAAGCGGCTTGGTTAGAATCACATAATCAGCCTTATGGAAAAGCGTCCGCAATGGCAAAGTTAATGGCGGGAGATACAGCAATGAAAGTAACAACGGAGGCAGTTCAAGTGTTTGGTGGCTATGGATATACAAAAGATTATCCAGTAGAACGCTTTATGCGCGATGCGAAAATCACACAAATCTACGAAGGAACGCAAGAAATTCAAAGGCTTGTGATCTCCCGAATGCTTACGAAATAA